The region ATCGTTACCGGAGGCTCTGCAGGCATCGGCCTAGCCATCACCAAGGCACTCGCCGCTGAAGGCGTCACCGTCACAGTCCCCGGACGCAGCAAAGAGAAGCTCGACAAAGCTCTCGCCGGAATCAGCAACGTGAAGGCCATCGTCGCCGACCCCGGAACCGCTGATGGCGCAGCCGCACTCATCCAGCAGGTCCCCGACACCGACATCCTAATCAACAACCTCGGCATCTACGAGCCCAGACCCTTCGCCGAGATCACCGATGCCGACTGGCTCAACATCTTCGAGGTCAACGTCCTCAGCGGAGTCCGTCTCTCGCGCCACTACTTCCCGCGCATGCTTGAGCGCAACTGGGGACGAGTCATCTTCATCTCGTCCGAGTCCGGCATCATGACTCCGCCGGAGATGATCCATTACGGAGTTACAAAGTCCTCTCAGCTTGCAATCTCGCGCGGACTGGCAGAACTGACCAAAGGAACCGCGGTGACGGTCAATACGGTCATGCCTGGGCCGACGCGTTCCGAAGCGATCGTCGAGTTCCTCGAGAAGATGTCCACGGCGCAGAACCCGACGCCTGA is a window of Edaphobacter sp. 12200R-103 DNA encoding:
- a CDS encoding SDR family NAD(P)-dependent oxidoreductase codes for the protein MDLQLKGKTAIVTGGSAGIGLAITKALAAEGVTVTVPGRSKEKLDKALAGISNVKAIVADPGTADGAAALIQQVPDTDILINNLGIYEPRPFAEITDADWLNIFEVNVLSGVRLSRHYFPRMLERNWGRVIFISSESGIMTPPEMIHYGVTKSSQLAISRGLAELTKGTAVTVNTVMPGPTRSEAIVEFLEKMSTAQNPTPDQAEKEFFEKHRQSSLLQRLIEGEEIASLVAYIASPLSAATNGAALRAEGGLLRSIA